One Trachemys scripta elegans isolate TJP31775 chromosome 4, CAS_Tse_1.0, whole genome shotgun sequence genomic region harbors:
- the LOC117876270 gene encoding butyrophilin subfamily 1 member A1-like isoform X1 yields the protein MSRGHGPEQSQVFPLQRPAPALFLVPSSPLPPAPSRSLLLPPDALRVRQDRPWLFSPPAKMLRLLWCPVLLGWVTAGPDTAPQASDGPQLWARAGQDITLVCRARAPPKADLRHLRVHWHLLREPAGGSVVHSYHTGADQLGDQAEEFRGRTRLLLQGIRQGVVALSLTGVRPSDSGTYRCFIMDSQADSIMDIVLHVAAPYEPPQLAVLSRAGGRLALQCRSVGGYPQPEITWHDGNGTRLSQDEPVELQRSRQGAFEVWSSLSLTPRPGGSVCCALSHRPLQQNMSVCKTLPDPVQYFKYNIRPGRGQRASPGNHPPVGTGTITWPALRALGNQDVQPPSARLRDGRKPSGIDNRARSSSKGQGLMPSVGHSGKRKMKHMLPTGCSTVAKDSRCSPVCRDRAQGNCGASRSAC from the exons ATGAGTAGAGGGCATGGCCCAGAACAATCCCAAGTATTCCCTCTCCAGCGCCCCGCCCCGGCTCTTTTCCTTGTCCCAtcttcccctctgcctcctgccccgtcccgctccctgctgcttcccccagaCGCTCTGCGCGTTCGGCAGGATCGGCCCTGGCTGTTCTCCCCTCCGGCCAAGATGCTGCGGCTGCTGTGGTGTCCCGTGCTGCTGGGGTGGGTCACTGCGGGACCAG ACACGGCCCCTCAGGCGAGCGACggcccccagctctgggcccgGGCCGGCCAGGACATCACGCTGGTGTGCAGGGCCCGAGCGCCCCCAAAAGCCGACCTGCGTCACCTGCGCGTTCACTGGCACCTCCTGCGGGAGCCGGCGGGGGGCTCCGTGGTGCACAGCTACCACACGGGGGCCGACCAGCTGGGAGACCAGGCCGAGGAGTTCAGGGGCCGGACGCGGCTCCTCCTACAGGGGATCCGCCAGGGGGTGGTGGCCCTGAGCCTGACCGGTGTGCGGCCCTCGGACAGCGGCACGTACCGGTGCTTCATCATGGACAGCCAGGCTGACAGCATCATGGACATCGTCCTCCACGTGGCAG CCCCGTACGAGCCCCCGCAGCTCGCCGTGCTCTCCCGGGCTGGGGGACGGCTGGCCCTGCAGTGCCGCTCCGTGGGGGGTTACCCCCAGCCCGAGATAACGTGGCACGATGGGAACGGGACCCGGCTGAGCCAGGACGAGCCGGTGGAGCTGCAGCGGAGCAGACAGGGGGCCTTCGAGGTGTGGAGCAGCCTGTCGCTGACGCCCCGCCCCGGGGGGTCCGTCTGCTGCGCCCTGAGCCACCGGCCCCTGCAGCAGAACATGAGCGTCTGCAAGACCCTCCCAG atcctgtgcagtactttaagtacaacatccGTCCTGGGAGAGGCCAGCGGGCGTCACCGGGAAACCACCCACCCGTGGGCACAGGCACTATCACCTGGCCTGCACTCAGAGCCCTGGGGAACCAAGACGTTCAGCCGCCATCAGCCAGGCTACGCGACGGGCGTAAACCAAGCGGTATCGATAACCGAGCTCGCAGCAGCTCCAAGGGCCAAGGCTTGATGCCCAGCGTTGGCCACAGTGGCAAGAGGAAGATGAAGCACATGCTGCCCACGGGATGCTCCACAGTGGCAAAGGACTCGAGGTGCTCCCCAGTGTGCCGAGATCGCGCGCAAGGTAACTGTGGCGCGAGCCGCTCGGCTTGCTAG
- the LOC117876270 gene encoding CD276 antigen-like isoform X3, producing the protein MSRGHGPEQSQVFPLQRPAPALFLVPSSPLPPAPSRSLLLPPDALRVRQDRPWLFSPPAKMLRLLWCPVLLGWVTAGPDTAPQASDGPQLWARAGQDITLVCRARAPPKADLRHLRVHWHLLREPAGGSVVHSYHTGADQLGDQAEEFRGRTRLLLQGIRQGVVALSLTGVRPSDSGTYRCFIMDSQADSIMDIVLHVAAPYEPPQLAVLSRAGGRLALQCRSVGGYPQPEITWHDGNGTRLSQDEPVELQRSRQGAFEVWSSLSLTPRPGGSVCCALSHRPLQQNMSVCKTLPASEEGSRPEEPYVILGLTLGSCAVL; encoded by the exons ATGAGTAGAGGGCATGGCCCAGAACAATCCCAAGTATTCCCTCTCCAGCGCCCCGCCCCGGCTCTTTTCCTTGTCCCAtcttcccctctgcctcctgccccgtcccgctccctgctgcttcccccagaCGCTCTGCGCGTTCGGCAGGATCGGCCCTGGCTGTTCTCCCCTCCGGCCAAGATGCTGCGGCTGCTGTGGTGTCCCGTGCTGCTGGGGTGGGTCACTGCGGGACCAG ACACGGCCCCTCAGGCGAGCGACggcccccagctctgggcccgGGCCGGCCAGGACATCACGCTGGTGTGCAGGGCCCGAGCGCCCCCAAAAGCCGACCTGCGTCACCTGCGCGTTCACTGGCACCTCCTGCGGGAGCCGGCGGGGGGCTCCGTGGTGCACAGCTACCACACGGGGGCCGACCAGCTGGGAGACCAGGCCGAGGAGTTCAGGGGCCGGACGCGGCTCCTCCTACAGGGGATCCGCCAGGGGGTGGTGGCCCTGAGCCTGACCGGTGTGCGGCCCTCGGACAGCGGCACGTACCGGTGCTTCATCATGGACAGCCAGGCTGACAGCATCATGGACATCGTCCTCCACGTGGCAG CCCCGTACGAGCCCCCGCAGCTCGCCGTGCTCTCCCGGGCTGGGGGACGGCTGGCCCTGCAGTGCCGCTCCGTGGGGGGTTACCCCCAGCCCGAGATAACGTGGCACGATGGGAACGGGACCCGGCTGAGCCAGGACGAGCCGGTGGAGCTGCAGCGGAGCAGACAGGGGGCCTTCGAGGTGTGGAGCAGCCTGTCGCTGACGCCCCGCCCCGGGGGGTCCGTCTGCTGCGCCCTGAGCCACCGGCCCCTGCAGCAGAACATGAGCGTCTGCAAGACCCTCCCAG CCTCGGAGGAAGGGAGCCGACCCGAGGAGCCGTACGTCATCCTGGGGCTAACCCTTGG atcctgtgcagtactttaa